The Rissa tridactyla isolate bRisTri1 chromosome 1, bRisTri1.patW.cur.20221130, whole genome shotgun sequence DNA segment ATCTTTTTCCAGCCAGGGCTTTTGTCTGAGAAGGGTTTCATGTTCTCTGCTGTGGCTGGTGACCCTCTCATGTCAAACCCAACCCCATGCTCGCCTTCATCATGCAGGTGAATTTGTGGCTGGCCAGAGATATGGAGGAAGACGGAGGCTTGGTGGTGGGCAGTAGCCTGGTGTGAATGGCTTCAGTGGGCTTGTGTGTGCACAGCTGCTCAGGGGCTTGCTCCATGCCAGGCGGAAGGGGCCGGAAGCCCCCCAGGCACCAGGCAGGGTGATATGCACGTGCTCATGCCTGGAAGGTGCTGTGGCACACGGCAGCCTTATTTGTAGTGAAAGCTGAACCGCAGCTGAAGCATTTCCATGTGGTTTGAGCTGTACACGGCATGTTGATGCCTGGAGCTGTCTCGACGCCACAGCTCTTATTGGAAACCAAAGGATGTGACAGCACCTGAGAGCTCTCTCACAGGCAGCAAGCAGCTGCTGCGGCATCAAAGGCCACCTTGGGGCAGGGGGCCTGTGAGTGTGTCCCAGCTCCATCAGCACAAAGCCCAGTCCTCATTTCCCGCTGCCTCCAAGGGTGCTTTCAACTCAGCTGAGGAGAGTTCTGCTTGAAGCAAGTGAGGCTGCCATGTCATGACTTCCACAAACCCACCAGTGCAGTGGTCACTGCGGGAAGAGGTGATCCCCACTCCTTGCCATGCCCTCCCGGTGTTTGCACGGCAGGGAAGtgaaccagggggaaaaaaatgacccCATGAGACAAAGATGCTGTTGTTCTGGGGTTTTGGCTGCATGAGCAGTGTTTTAACATTAAGCCTGAGGTTAAACCTGGGGAGAAGTTGCAGCCCAATGGATGCACACTGGCTCTGGTGTCCCCCTGGGGTGACCTATGACAGAGAGCTGGGATGGTCAGCTGGGGATAGGGGAGGATCTTACGCATTTCAGCATGATGTCCTTGAGGACACCTGGCCTGATAGGCCATACCAGGGTGGCCTGTGGCTCTGGCATTGACTGGTGTCCTGGCGAAATAGTCTCCTGCCTTGTGGTGGCCACCACTGATCTCCTCCTCATTTTCTTTCCGTACCTGGAAGTGGTTTCCCTTCTGCCCTCTCAAATGTACTGTGTCTTTGCCTGCCCTTAGGGTTTGCTCTGGGAACACAATAAAGAATATCCTttcaacataattttttaaaaatctttttggcttttggtttgtCCAAATCACGTTTCTCTCCCAGTATGGTCAAAACCGTGAGGCTTGTGTCTTCCTCCCTCGTCAGTGGGATGAATGAAGCAATTACTGCGCTGATGGTCAAGGTGGGTGTCATGGCTGAACTTCAGTGAGGTTAAAATTAAGGCACGATTGCAGGCTCCTCTCTGGAGGCACATGGCAATCATCTGGAGGCAATCACCTTGCTGAAGCAAACCAAGAAGCAGCTAGATAGTCCTAATGGATCTGATCCTCCATGCAGACATCCTGCTAGGTACAGGGGGATCACAAGCCTGTGCTCAACACTTCTAAGCTATTACGAAGTTACATCAAACAGAAGTGGGGCTCGGGAGGACAAatggaggatgaggaggaaattATGGAGCTTGACAGCCAGCTCCGATGGCTTGCAGTACAGCCCTGTCTCTGCACTGATGGATGAAACCCCAGCGCAGACCAGGCAACAGGCCCCTTGGGTGCATTACCTTTGGAGCCAGCAAGCGCACGTGAGCTCTGCCACCGCCCACAGGATGGCTTGGGGAGGGGACAAACCCATTTGTGCCTGAAACAATCTACTGGGAAGCCAAACCTCACACCTCTTGGTTCCCGGGGCACAGGCATGTAGCAGGCACAGATGTGGGGCTCAGATAATTTGGTGGATATTATTAGCCCTGCAAGCCTTTACAGTCACCCCCCGCGGTGGCACCTGCAGGGCTGTAGGTGTCAGAAGCtaagcaggcagggctggagagcacaggcaggagagcaggcagctCTTGGGACTGCAGCCCGttgtttggttgattttgttaaaacatttttgaGTTAAATGACTTCTAGGTCACAGTGAAAATTTCCCcgtgtgcaaaaaaacccaacaaaaaccaaccaccaaacaacCAAATCCCAAGACAGTTTGGTTGTTCCTATTTCTGTGctgctgaaaaactgaaaatgtttcaaCCAAACCACTTCCGTCAGCAGCAGCAATGACAGAGCCAGGTATGGATGCAGGAAATGAGGTATTCcactgaaagcaaaaatattactcCAGACAGCAATGTTTGTCCTGGTTTCTGCTGTGAGATACTTTCGGTCAAAGTgttgattcttttctttttgtataaaaCCCCTAAAAGGAGTACTAACCACCCTCCCCTTCCACCCCTCTGCCTCTGTCCCGCTGCCGACAAGCCACCAGCCCACAGAGCCTGGGGTGGGCACACCGGCAAACCTGTGGAGCCTGAAAATCCCGTAAATCTCCTTCAGTCCGAGTTTACACACATCTCCCCCggcatttctcctcctcctcagcccggCGGAGAGCCGGTCCCCGGGCGCTGCCGCCCGGGCTGCGGATGAtgcgggaggagggagagcatccCTCGCCCGCCTCTCCCGTGGCTCTCGCCCGGGTACCATGTGCGGGTGAGCTCGGGAGGCCCGTTGCCATAACGACAGCTGCTAAAAtgccccccccacctctcctgcGCGGGGATGCAATTGGTTGCAGACCGTCCCTCCTTCGGGGGGGAGGCAGGCGGTGAggtgccctggggaggctggaggggggCTGACGCTGccggggaggcggtgggggaAGCCCCCGGGAGCCCCGGTGGGAAATGAGGCCGCGCTGCCGGCTGAGTGTCATCCCTGCGCACTCCCGCCGGCCGCGGCTGCTCccgccatccctccctccctccctcccgccccgcgcctGTCGCCTCCCGCCGTCGCCCGGCTCTCCCGGAGCTGGGTCCCTTCTGCCTGGCACTGCCTGGCTAGGAAAAGGAGCCTGACTCATCCCGACCGGGCTCCGGCAGATGCCGGAGGGAGCAGCCTCATCCCGTCGCCCTGCGCCCCTGAAGGAGGTAGGTGGCATGTTGGCAGGTAGCGGGTGCTTGTCGGGGATGCAATATATGGGAGCGGGGTCGTGTCCAGGTCCCCAGCCATCAGCAGCTCCTTGCCCCTCGCTGTATGCTGCACCGGGGTGCCCTATCCGTGGGGGGATCTTCTGTGGTCGTGGCTGGTAGTGCTGCAACCTGGTTTGTGCTCCTGACCATGCACATGGGAAGGTTTGGTGCCCAAAGTCACCTGTGTCCAGGTACTCTGCACGGGCACCACTCCTGCCTTGCTCACCCCATGACCAGTCACCGCTGCATGTCCATGTCTCCTGCACaccccctttccctgctccagctcccccCTCCCAAGCAGCTTCTGCTCTGTACCttgcagcatccccccccccggggtgcctGTCACAAGTGTACCCACTGCGCTTtggggggcagctggaggcagcacgCGGGATCCAGGGGTGACACTGAAGGAGAGCAGCTGGAGTGACACATGTAGCATGGGTTTAAAAAGGGTCAGTCAGATTACCCCTATGAGACGATATCTCAGCTAAAAGATGGGGGAGTCTTTTGTGTCTTTGGGAGGACACAGATGTCCCACTGCAAAACAGGGTTCTGAGATCGACCGGTCCAGCAAGGGTTAAGGCACGTTTAatatctgcagagctgctccagaaaGCTGACATCTTCCCAAATGAAGCTCCCTCTTTCAGCATTTGCAGCCAAAATCTGCTCACCCACCTGACGACAGCAAGTGCTTTGCTGGGCCACCCCTGCagaggctgggggctgggggggcgtgCTTTGACACCTTGCCCAGCACTTGGCTTGGCCACAATGAGGACCATTTGTTGGGGGATCGGTGGGGAGACGCAGCACGAGGTGAGGACTGCATAGCAAGTAGACTGAAGAATAGGTTGCTGGCGAGGAGCTGGGAAATGCTGGCTCTGCCAGTCACCGAGGAAGGATAAATGGGGGAGTCTGTAGGGCTGCTTTTTATTGCGTTGTTTTTGGATGGCAGCTTCACTCCCAGGTTTGCAAAGCAGATGATTAGGGAAGGAAATGAGGTTGCTGGCTTTCCTCCCATTGCCTCAGGGGGGTCCAAGCCAGAGTCACCTTCCCAGACTCCCTAACCCTGCCCAATACTGTTGCCAGCCGGGGACTGGTATCGGCTGCTGGGGCACCTCTGGAGAAGGGGTTTGCAGCAGCCTTGGCCCTCCCAGTctggctgggggtgcagggggtgcgCAGGGcttcatgcagcagcagcagcagcatcacaggACACAGGAGATACTTTTGCAGAGCATGTACAGAAGCTGCGCTGAGGGGCCTCTGGCCAAACCCACACCTCAGACCTGACTCCTGTTGGGGAGCGGGGTTCGTGCCTAATTCCTTCCTGAGTTCCTCAGGATGAGTTATGTGACGGAAACCCCATGGTGGGATCCCCGCTCTGCACAACATGTCTGTGATGTTTTTGCAGGCTGGGGTAGGGGGGGTTCTTCCCGAGTTACTCgcctgaggaaggcagaggcagcCATGAAGAGGCAGGAGCAGCGCCCAGACTGCCTCTTTGCTCCTGGCCAAATGGTGGCTGATGCTGAGCCGCCTGGTCTCATTGCTCTCGATCAGGCGGAGCAGGGTCCTGGCAAAAGGGACATGTGAATCACTGAGAGGGAGAAAAAGTCCTCCGGGAGAAAAAGTCCTCCAGGACTTGGCAAGGGTAGGGGCAGCGCCATGGGTAGCAAAACCAAGGACTGCTGAAAGCCAAAGAGCACAGTAGGAGGAGGCAAAATCCACCGAGGTCTGCCCTGTGATGCAAGAACAGATAAATATCAACATTCATGCCGCCAGTAAGTGGGAGGAAATCAGGCTTTTTTGATAGTGCTGGCAGTTTCTTGCTTACATTAGCAAGAATTGTAGCTCATTTCAGATCTAACCCTGTGACAGAAACGGTGTTATTCAGAGGGCAGAGATGAATCTCATGCTTCCTGCTGCTAATCTCGGGGtgagcaggcagggatgtgctttcctgctgcaagAGGTGTCCAGCAGAGAAATGCTGCTGGGCACGTTGAAATCAACTgatggctttgttttttaaaaaaaagaagataataaaatatGCCCAGCCTCCAGTGTGGGAAAGGGCAGCAACCTTACGGGCCAGGAGTGGGGAGCAGGATGGAGATGCTCAgagctctccccagcctccctttAACCTCCCTGCACAAGGGAGGCTGGGGACAGGTGGTTATTGGCAGAGGGGTGACTCGCGGGATGGTTGCTGATGGCAGCTTTCAGGTGTCTTGAAAAGGAGGAGCTCGATGAGGGCGCAGCTCTACTCTAACTGCGTCCCCACCGAAGTCAAGAGGCATTTCATCACCCCACCAAGGGGTGAGGGTTTTGGAAAGCCCCCCTTCAGGACTGTGTTTTGTGCCCGAGTCTGGTGCTGTCACACTTTCCCAAGCCCAAGGGCCCCTGGTTTAATCCACCCAAGCCTGTGACAAGTGCCATGTTCACCATGCAAAACCCAGCAGCCCTGGTGCCTGGGGGAGACCAGAGCTATGACTTTTTGGGGGGATGCTTCTTGATCTTCTTTTCTACCCCTCCATCGCCCACAACCTGGCGGGTGTTTTGGTAAGAGCGGGCAGCTAGGGGTCAGACAAGTTGGATTCCACTGTGGATTGCAATGTGGGTTGCTCCCTCCCTCGCAAAGGATGGGGATAATGGATGGGCACAAAAGTGGTGCCATTACAGCTTTTAAATGGCCCTGAGTGAGGGTGTATGCCCTGAGCACAGCATCACCAGGGACATAATGGTGAGGAGGGAGTGGGCCAGGGCACCAgcaggttgtggggctgggaccccGGCTGTCCACCCCTCTGGAAAGCTTCAGCCTTGACGACTGGGCAGGGAGATGTTTGCTCCTTCCACCTTGCTCGTTTTTAGTGCAGGATCAACAGCGATCATACAGCATGTTGTTTTGTGTTCCCCAGGGCGGCGCTGCCCCGGACTTGGCACCTCACGCCTGGGTGGCGAGGGGCTCCTGAAAAGGCAGATTGGCCGCCCCCGGTAAGTGGCTCCTGCTGCCCAGTGGCTGATGTGAGGGGGGATAGATCTGGGCTCCCCTCAGAGACTGCTGCTCAGTGAGGGGGTCCCAGCGATGAGCTGAAGGGATTGCCCTCTCCCGAAGGCTGAGGTGCCTTGGTGTGCAACCAAGCAGGACTTGGGGTGAGATGGGGCTGTGAGGAGGGGTGCAGGGAGGCTGGGCACTGCTGATAAGGCAGATGTCTCATGATGAAGCCCAGTGGAGGTGATTTTTGGGTGCTCCCACTGCACAagtttctccctctttttctggcAGCCATGCCCCACTTCTTGGATTGGTTTGTTCCAGTGTATCTGATGATCTCCATTCTCATCCTGGTGGGCTTTGGAGCTTGCATTTACTACTTTGAGCCAGGACTCCAGGAAGCCCATAAGTGGCGAACGCAGAGGCCAATCATGGAACGAGACCTTCGGAAGACACTGATGATTCGGGACAACCTGGCCTTTGGGGTGCCTGAGGTCTGATGTGCTGCCTGTTGAGTCCAGATGAGCCT contains these protein-coding regions:
- the SMIM45 gene encoding protein SMIM45; the protein is MPHFLDWFVPVYLMISILILVGFGACIYYFEPGLQEAHKWRTQRPIMERDLRKTLMIRDNLAFGVPEV